One stretch of Plasmodium yoelii strain 17X genome assembly, chromosome: 5 DNA includes these proteins:
- a CDS encoding SNF2 helicase, putative, translating to MTMMNNNNIVNNDNGTISITSSLLSNNDKNMNIKSKLGINKNGNIGGGLHESYQKSMLSSYNMSNVPMPPINYHANNNVMSRYNPMNYSLQEMNQNMQMTNNNMKQNSMQGNDLLLKQNNKDQNYMYYQRNNSNNFNNMHGNFYPYMNNGFYGMSSTNCFKPTSTNIPNNNNTNTTNNNNTSMNSFNQINGSFPYDNTIRSGVGPSAPPGGVNNAISSNSNNNNNNNSNFVNNLNSVNYGDNINCNSINNILNKDSENLDKSSQIKSLSNNMNVNNLNMGHHVNNTAITSGTNNNSNNNGINSNVKDNMTKMANNNFKGIGSICNNIPPYRINSDQQLDKQHNSIDDNNNNNNNNTRYHPMNMYNRMEYGYDNFKDENILDKDKANIDKLSNSNNSNLLGDNKTNASISKIRKGNNKDGVIGDNNGNSNGLINNDSDGYKQYKNEVDGNHNKMKDGTDGMIKDPKLNDSVNSNGNNSYAMFPNYNLKYPMNMNMFNNINHFNMNNKNGINNIGGVSNMNVEGGNYQSFNLINNMSDLNSAYNNMNKLPNVNNYNMMNIYSDNRYNNNNTNIPVGVNNNIINMNNYNNMNYMNMRLLNSRNIPNNMNNSDLNTNYMTDGMGNRIVNHDMNNNMNDGNLNNGNKYVRKTGIGKQYVNNNVTSGSMKKKNETQKDKKKKRKKKNENNIPESDDEEDNDLYINSYVKKSAPKNSNGNKSWLQYDSLDDKYTEKMKRNEKNDIFVSPNIGAVGGRTNLRERKRVYNYAQIDNYYETDEEDKKVDEEKNLLRQEKQSMGGIDRVIHHRKIKDWDIINSIKNNPFLFINRKKPEQGENANGDANENANENGDTNGDSKKNENLIGSTEMSSDSLNATETAGTDGAPDVSCHKILGGVENNEDPALDDFYEEEDIVDVNEVEFLVKWIGKSHIHNFFCTYEYLRYFNGVKKVDNYIKKIRLSFQKRKYMTADEIEQEKIYSEIKKQIEMDSIHAERIITHRKCEITNEQLFLVKWTSCAYDQCTEETKQTLLDHNFGKLIDEYFDRESKIYGPKALSSIWNRGPLTATKFDPYNETPSYLHGKKLRAYQLTGLNWMVSRMKRNLSVLLADEMGLGKTVQTIAVVGHMLYKEKLIGPYLVLVPQSTVDNWLNEFKNWLPQANVVCYHGNAVSRELIRTYELKKVYVQNRGYRYKFDVCITTPSILNSVSDVELLKRIPWQLMVVDEAHQLKNRQSKRFIELKQFMAESKLLLSGTPLHNNLEELWTLLHFLNPQQYTYYEAFQKKYNEIENTSLIGEAKQKQLMQLQHELHEVILRRVKKDVEKSLPNKVERILRVELSPIQIEYYKNILTKNYEQLAKASGGAKNSLQNICMELKKVCNHPFLCCEPIDKDEYRERLVYSSGKICLLEKLLIRLKERGNRVLIFSQMVKMLNILSEYLTLRGFKHQRLDGTMTKEMRKKAMNHFNSKNSDDFVFLLSTKAGGLGINLTSADTVIIYDSDWNPQNDLQAGARAHRIGQTKTVQIYRLVTKDSIEQTILERAKVKMVLDTLVVQGLNKKQNDNVNFIGGEGSNSSNGFTREELSKILKFGSQKLWEKNSSKYSPQDGEDGKNIIKGVDVDLDKILEEAEANENTNNANKDINSELNSLQNGAASNFFNTNTNLFGNGVSGNGVNNIGGGIADDLLSSYNNITEFKYEPPENLKSNILYNDSTKQGELDVEENDKDFWDKTIPLEERLKLKKMKEEELLVHGPRKTRTRDARYNQGLYYDGGAHNNNSEGDDSDEFTIKYTDKYNKNLNKKKRKRRTSTHITEKDKFRLYRSLLKFGNPTLRLDDIQFDSKLMKVDRNVILTELNIIVDTCKEIVEKVAKEGNNTNGQQPGLATQNVKTDNDDQTEYNNEECNTTNANSVNVKSNDMGVEVKEENDQQAEDINDENDKNKRGKRGVRTTATPSTGENVEATEVSKKEEANNNDNDNNSGGGDGGGFFSKFMKFTKGSTGAKREDEIEGKGIKAKTEDDGVKDELDDDIVKDELNDESDNNNKTKGERGRKIDAYTFYIGTNKANALDLCHRLQLFKSLHDFIKEQNNDNEYSFRLPLKPPQTNPNNEIVNNDNVVDSVVENVEVNNKSVVKNDKIKNKKDEVEGAGATTTTADVEEEATLNLTTTSETKQEGKTSNECEATESSMVVVGGNPSDDYLKLKLPNYIFDHLRDLSTKDVKAWTKEDDENLIKGIYIYGFGSFNEICVDVNLNLEHMKNIKWDKIKMRCIKILKMIEEYTSNNKEGTPGKKRRRARGKNKNHDEIKEEYDNGNNNTSIKSEGTGGINKSNSINGRHSINNYGRRSSERVKAIYSQEDKENGGILKKRVVSSRKGERDNKNNSTHLGSNGTSSKLENVYDINNKGGENTLLSSSTLDKRRRRGISSKSSNVTLKNEKTNSKCIIESSECSSSNEQKSNGSDDDDDEEEDDEINTNIVKRSGRSGSNRSSRMNSYENYKLTRRRSTRTRRGGGNDSIVGSECVNSIDPDGDDEYHNDSNDRKKLKKKKKKKKKLTDEEIIEIIKNSNLREMDQHSINKLTKKPLKKYKKLLKIVKKVLSSKTNELGQAEEQVSDDIRKKTDELIFYIGNYIGKFFDHCVDSECKDILNNSGWEYISNFVNETSENLKEKYEKFKSSNLKDSDNADITEENIISFFYSKKCSGLLCPEDDPDDVMDE from the coding sequence atgaccatgatgaataataataatattgttaataatgataatgggACTATAAGTATAACAAGCAGTTTATTAAGTaacaatgataaaaatatgaatataaaatcTAAATTgggaataaataaaaatggcaACATTGGTGGTGGGTTGCATGAATCTTATCAAAAGTCAATGCTATCCTCATATAATATGAGCAATGTTCCCATGCCACCAATAAATTATCATGctaataataatgtaatGAGTAGATATAACCCTATGAATTATTCATTACAAGAAATGAATCAAAATATGCAAATgactaataataatatgaaacaAAATTCTATGCAAGGTaatgatttattattaaaacaaaataataaagatcaaaattatatgtattatcaaaggaataattcaaataattttaataatatgcatGGAAATTTTTATCCATATATGAACAATGGGTTTTATGGGATGTCATCAACAAACTGCTTTAAGCCCACATCTACCAATAtaccaaataataataatactaatactactaataataataatacatctATGAATAGTTTTAATCAAATAAATGGGTCTTTTCCATATGATAATACAATAAGAAGTGGTGTTGGCCCCAGTGCACCTCCTGGTGGTGTTAATAATGCTATTTCTAGTAacagtaataataataataataataattccaATTTTGTGAATAATTTAAACTCAGTAAATTATggtgataatataaattgtaattcaattaacaatatattaaataaagattCTGAGAATTTGGATAAATCGTCTCAAATCAAATCTTTATCAAATAACATGaatgttaataatttaaatatggGACATCATGTTAATAATACTGCTATTACAAGCGGTACAAATaacaatagtaataataatggaaTTAATTCCAATGTTAAAGATAATATGACCAAAATGGCAAACAATAATTTTAAAGGCATAGGAAGTATATGCAACAATATTCCTCCATACCGAATAAATAGTGATCAACAATTAGATAAACAACATAATTCTATAGacgataataataataataataataataacacgCGATATCATCCTATGAATATGTATAATAGGATGGAATATggttatgataattttaaagatGAGAATATATTAGATAAGGATAAAgctaatatagataaattaagtaatagtaataactCAAATTTATTAGgtgataataaaacaaatgcTTCTATTTCTAAAATTAGAAAAGGGAATAATAAAGATGGTGTGATCGGAGATAATAATGGTAATTCCAATGGATTAATAAACAATGATTCTGATGGttataaacaatataaaaatgaggTAGATGGAAatcataataaaatgaaagatGGAACAGATGGTATGATAAAAGATCCTAAATTAAATGATTCTGTTAATAGTAATGGTAATAATTCATATGCAATGTTTCCAAATTATAACTTAAAATATCCAATGAATATGaatatgtttaataatattaaccattttaatatgaacaataaaaatggtataaataatattggaGGTGTATCTAACATGAATGTAGAAGGTGGAAATTATCAaagttttaatttaattaataatatgagTGATTTGAATagtgcatataataatatgaacaaattaccaaatgttaataattataatatgatgaatatatatagtgATAATCgatataataacaataatactAACATACCTGTTggtgttaataataatattataaatatgaacaattataataatatgaattatatgaatatgaGATTATTAAATAGTCGAAATATTCCAAACAATATGAATAACAGTGATTTAAACACAAATTATATGACAGATGGAATGGGTAATCGTATAGTTAATCAtgatatgaataataatatgaatgatGGAAATTTAAACAATggtaataaatatgttagaAAAACGGGTATTGGGAAACAATATGTGAATAACAATGTTACATCTGGTTctatgaaaaagaaaaatgaaaCACAAAAAGataagaagaaaaaaagaaaaaaaaaaaatgaaaataatatacctGAATCAGATGATGAAGAAGATAAcgatttatatataaattcttATGTTAAAAAATCAGCACCTAAAAATAGTAATGGTAATAAAAGTTGGTTACAATATGATAGTCTTGATGATAAATATACTGAAAAAATGAAAcgtaatgaaaaaaatgatatttttgtTTCACCAAATATTGGAGCAGTAGGTGGTAGAACAAATTTAAGAGAAAGAAAAAGAGTCTATAATTATGCACAAATAGATAATTATTACGAAACAGATGAAGAAGATAAAAAAGTTGATGAGGAAAAAAATTTACTTAGGCAAGAAAAACAAAGTATGGGAGGTATTGATCGTGTTATTCATCatcgaaaaataaaagattgGGATATCATTAatagtattaaaaataacccgtttttgtttataaatagGAAGAAGCCTGAACAAGGCGAGAACGCGAATGGTGATGCGAATGAGAATGCGAATGAGAATGGTGATACGAATGGTGATAGTAAAAAGAATGAAAATTTAATAGGATCAACCGAAATGTCATCTGATTCATTAAATGCTACCGAAACAGCTGGAACAGATGGTGCCCCTGATGTTAGTTGCCATAAGATATTAGGAGGtgttgaaaataatgaagatcCAGCATTGGATGATTTTTATGAAGAAGAAGATATTGTAGATGTAAATGAAGTTGAATTTTTAGTAAAATGGATAGGAAAATCTcatattcataattttttttgtacttATGAATATTTAAGATATTTTAATGGTGTAAAAAAAGttgataattatattaaaaaaattcgATTATCATtccaaaaaagaaaatatatgacAGCAGATGAGATTGAACAAGAAAAAATTTATtctgaaataaaaaaacaaatcgAAATGGATTCAATACATGCTGAAAGAATAATAACTCATAGAAAATGTGAAATTACAAATGAACAATTATTTTTAGTAAAATGGACAAGTTGTGCATATGATCAATGTACAGAAGAAACTAAACAAACATTATTAGATCATAATTTTGGAAAATTAATAGATGAATATTTTGATAGAGAAAGCAAAATATATGGTCCTAAAGCATTATCAAGTATATGGAATAGAGGCCCATTAACTGCTACAAAATTTGATCCATATAATGAGACACCAAGTTATTTAcatggaaaaaaattaagagctTATCAATTGACAGGTTTAAATTGGATGGTTAGTAGAATGAAAAGAAATTTAAGTGTTTTATTAGCAGATGAAATGGGTTTAGGTAAAACGGTTCAAACAATTGCAGTTGTTGGTCATATgttatataaagaaaaattaataggACCTTATTTAGTATTAGTACCCCAATCAACTGTAGATAATTGGttaaatgaatttaaaaattggTTACCTCAAGCTAATGTAGTATGTTATCATGGTAATGCAGTAAGTAGAGAATTAATAAGAAcatatgaattaaaaaaagtatatgtACAAAATAGAGGATATCGATATAAATTTGATGTATGTATAACAACACCATCTATACTTAACAGTGTAAGTGATGTTGAATTATTGAAAAGAATACCATGGCAATTAATGGTTGTTGATGAGGCACATCAATTAAAAAACCGTCAATCTAAAAGATTTATAGAATTGAAACAATTTATGGCTGAATCGAAATTATTACTTAGTGGTACACcattacataataatttggAAGAATTATGGACtctattacattttttaaatccacaacaatatacatattatgaggcatttcaaaaaaaatataacgaAATTGAGAATACTAGTTTAATTGGTGAAGCTAAACAAAAACAATTGATGCAATTACAACATGAATTACATGAAGTAATTTTAAGAAGAGTAAAAAAAGATGTTGAAAAATCACTTCCAAATAAAGTTGAACGAATTTTACGAGTTGAATTATCACCTATACAGAtagaatattataaaaatattttaacaaaaaattatgaacaactAGCTAAAGCATCAGGTGGTGCAAAAAATTctttacaaaatatatgtatggaATTGAAAAAGGTGTGTAATCATccatttttatgttgtgaACCAATTGATAAAGATGAATATAGAGAAAGATTAGTATACTCAAGTGGAAAAATATGTTTGttggaaaaattattaataagaTTAAAAGAAAGAGGGAATcgtgttttaattttttctcaaatggtgaaaatgttaaatatattaagtgAGTATTTAACTTTAAGAGGTTTTAAACATCAAAGATTAGATGGTACAATGACAAAagaaatgagaaaaaaagcTATGAATCATTTTAACAGTAAAAATTCTGAtgattttgtatttttattatctacaAAAGCTGGAGGGTTAGGAATTAATTTAACATCTGCTGATAcagttattatatatgattcTGATTGGAACCCACAAAATGATTTACAAGCAGGTGCTAGAGCACATCGTATAGGACAAACAAAAACGGTGCAAATATATCGTTTAGTAACAAAAGATTCTATAGAACAAACTATTTTAGAAAGAGCAAAAGTGAAAATGGTTTTAGATACATTAGTTGTTCAAggattaaataaaaaacaaaatgataaTGTGAATTTTATTGGTGGAGAAGGTAGTAATTCTTCTAATGGTTTTACAAGAGAAGAATTATCAAAAATTCTTAAATTTGGTTCTCAAAAATTATGGGAAAAAAATAGTTCAAAATATTCACCACAAGATGGGGAagatggaaaaaatattataaaaggTGTTGATGTTGATTTAGATAAAATTTTAGAAGAAGCAGAAGCTAATGAAAATACTAATAATgcaaataaagatataaattCTGAATTAAATAGTTTACAAAATGGTGCTGctagtaatttttttaatactaaTACTAATTTATTTGGTAATGGGGTTAGTGGTAATGGTGTAAATAATATTGGTGGAGGAATTGCTGATGATTTATTAAGTTCATATAATAACATTACTGAATTTAAATATGAACCTcctgaaaatttaaaaagcaatatattatataatgatTCTACAAAGCAAGGTGAATTAGATGTAGAggaaaatgataaagattTTTGGGATAAAACAATACCTTTAGAAGAACgattgaaattaaaaaaaatgaaagaagaAGAATTGTTAGTACATGGTCCTAGAAAAACTAGAACCCGAGATGCTAGATATAATCAAGGATTATATTATGATGGTGGtgcacataataataatagtgagGGAGATGATAGTGATGAATTTACTATTAAATATactgataaatataataaaaatttaaataaaaaaaaacgaaaaagaAGAACATCTACACATATTACAGAAAAAGATAAATTCCGTTTGTATAGATCTTTACTAAAATTTGGTAATCCAACATTGCGTTTAGATGATATACAATTTGATTCCAAATTAATGAAAGTTGATAGAAATGTGATTCTAACTGAGTTAAATATCATTGTAGATACATGTAAAGAAATCGTGGAAAAGGTAGCAAAAGAAGGTAATAATACTAATGGTCAGCAACCAGGTTTAGCTACCCAGAATGTAAAAACTGATAATGACGATCAAACTGAgtataataatgaagaatGTAACACAACTAATGCAAATTCGGTGAATGTAAAGAGTAATGATATGGGTGTGGAGGTAAAGGAAGAGAATGACCAACAAGCTGAAGATattaatgatgaaaatgataaaaataaaagaggaAAAAGGGGTGTCCGAACCACTGCAACCCCATCTACTGGTGAAAATGTAGAAGCAACTGAAGTTTCGAAGAAGGAGGAAGCCAACAATAATgacaatgataataatagtgGCGGTGGTGATGGTGGCggatttttttcaaaatttatgAAATTTACAAAAGGTAGCACTGGTGCTAAGAGGGAAGATGAAATAGAAGGAAAGGGAATAAAAGCTAAGACCGAAGATGATGGTGTTAAAGATGAGTTGGATGATGATATAGTAAAAGATGAATTAAATGATGAaagtgataataataataaaacaaaaggTGAAAGAGGAAGGAAAATAGATgcatatacattttatattggTACTAATAAAGCTAATGCTTTAGATTTATGCCATAGattacaattatttaaaagtTTGCATGATTTTATAAAGgaacaaaataatgataatgaataTAGTTTTAGGTTACCATTAAAACCTCCTCAAACTAATCCGAATAATGAAATtgtaaataatgataatgtgGTAGATAGTGTGGTAGAAAATGTGgaagtaaataataaaagcgTTGTAAagaatgataaaataaaaaataaaaaagatgaagTCGAAGGAGCAGGTGCTACTACTACTACTGCAGATGTAGAAGAAGAAGCAACACTGAATTTAACAACTACATCAGAAACAAAACAAGAAGGAAAAACTTCTAATGAATGTGAAGCTACAGAATCATCTATGGTTGTAGTAGGTGGTAATCCTTCTGatgattatttaaaattaaaattaccaaattatatatttgatcATTTGAGAGATTTATCTACAAAAGATGTAAAAGCATGGACTAAAGaagatgatgaaaatttaataaaaggtatttatatatatggttTTGGTTCATTCAATGAAATATGTGTAGATGTGAATTTAAATTTAGAgcatatgaaaaatataaaatgggataaaataaaaatgcgaTGTAtcaaaatattgaaaatgatAGAGGAGTATACATCTAATAATAAGGAAGGTACACCTGGTAAGAAACGACGACGAGCTagaggaaaaaataaaaaccatgatgaaataaaagaagaatatgataatggtaataataatacatcaATTAAATCAGAGGGAACTGGTGGAATAAATAAGAGTAATAGTATAAATGGTCGACACagtattaataattatggACGAAGAAGTAGTGAACGAGTTAAAGCTATTTATTCACAAgaagataaagaaaatggAGGGATATTAAAGAAAAGAGTAGTATCTTCTAGAAAGGGAGAAagagataataaaaataatagtacaCATCTTGGAAGTAATGGAACAAGTTCTAAATTAGAGAATGTatatgatattaataataaaggaGGAGAAAATACATTATTGTCCTCATCAACACTTGataaaagaagaagaagaggTATTTCATCCAAATCTTCAAATgtaacattaaaaaatgaaaaaacaaatagtAAATGTATTATTGAATCGTCTGAATGTTCATCTTCAAATGAACAGAAAAGTAATGGAagtgatgatgatgatgatgaagaagaagatgatgaaataaatacTAATATTGTAAAAAGATCTGGTCGTAGTGGAAGTAACAGAAGTAGTAGAATGAATTcatatgaaaattataaattaacaaGACGTAGAAGTACTAGAACACGTAGAGGAGGAGGTAATGATTCCATTGTGGGAAGTGAATGTGTAAACTCAATTGATCCTGATGGAGATGATGAATATCATAATGATTCAAATGatcgaaaaaaattaaaaaaaaaaaaaaaaaaaaaaaaaaagttaacaGATGAAGAAATTAtagaaataattaaaaatagcaATTTAAGAGAAATGGATCAACatagtataaataaattaacaaaaaaacctttgaaaaaatataaaaaattattaaaaatagtaaaaaaggTATTATCTTCAAAAACAAATGAATTAGGACAAGCTGAGGAACAAGTATCTGATGATATTCGTAAAAAAACGGATGAacttattttctatattggGAATTATATTGGTAAATTTTTTGATCATTGTGTAGATAGTGAATGtaaagatatattaaataattctgGTTGGGaatatatatctaattttgTGAACGAAACAAGTGAAAATTTAAAGGAAAAATATGAGAAATTTAAATCCTCAAACTTAAAAGATAGTGATAATGCTGATATAACAGAGGAAAATATtatctcatttttttattccaaaAAATGTTCGGGTTTACTTTGTCCTGAAGATGATCCAGACGATGTAATggatgaataa
- a CDS encoding RNA-binding protein, putative, whose amino-acid sequence MFLKIFENRKYVNALKKLHNTNKMCVTYSLNDNIPFLKNIRGFSEYGKIEQDKVNLPRIKLRGLPFDVSEDEIKNFFSAFKLANQKNPIHIIKGIKDKPTGHAYVYFDDAEEARNACQNLNRKFLRNRYIEIYIDYVYNHNLAPIKEHVTTMMRDRYKKDNQ is encoded by the coding sequence aaaaatatttgaaaatagGAAATATGTAAatgctttaaaaaaattgcataACACAAACAAAATGTGTGTTACTTATTCacttaatgataatataccttttttaaaaaatatacgaGGGTTTAGTGAATATGGTAAAATAGAACAAGATAAAGTTAATTTGCCAAGAATAAAACTACGAGGATTACCATTTGATGTTTCAgaagatgaaataaaaaatttttttagtgCTTTTAAATTAGCAAATCAGAAAAATccaattcatataattaaaggAATAAAAGATAAGCCCACGGGGCATGCATATGTTTATTTCGATGATGCTGAAGAAGCAAGAAATGCTTGCCAAAATTTAAATAGAAAATTTTTGAGAAATAGATATATTGAAATATACATAGATTATGTATACAATCATAATTTAGCCCCAATTAAGGAACATGTAACTACAATGATGAGGGATAGATACAAAAAAGACAATCAATGA
- a CDS encoding orotidine 5'-phosphate decarboxylase, putative has protein sequence MHFKTKLKNRRSEVNTCLCIGLDPDEDDIKNFMKNEEQNGYKNIKNNMNSNNNGIENIIKIGKEILLTDGENIQNLSEEDKFFYFFNHFCFYIINNTKEYALVYKMNFAFYIPYGSVGINALKNVFDYLNSMNIPTMLDMKINDIGNTVKNYRKFIFEYLKSDSCTINVYMGTNMLKDICFDYEKNKYYSAYVLIKTTNKDSFIFQNELSINDKQAYIVMADETQKMATELKIEQNNEFIGFVVGSNAFEEMKIIRNKFPDSYILSPGIGAQNGDLYKTLKNGYNKDYEKLLINVGRAITKSPDPKKSSESYYNQIIQIFKDIENGDNIEQV, from the coding sequence atgcattttaaaactaaattaaaaaatcGAAGAAGTGAAGTAAATACCTGTTTGTGTATTGGGTTGGATCCTGATGaagatgatataaaaaactttatgaaaaatgaagaacaaaatggatataaaaatatcaaaaataacatgaacagtaataataatggaaTAGAAAATATCATCAAAATAGGAAAGGAAATACTATTAACAGATGGAGAAAATATACAGAATTTAAGTGAAGAAGAtaagtttttttatttctttaaccacttttgtttttatataattaataacaCAAAAGAATATGCTTTGgtatataaaatgaattttgCATTTTACATTCCATATGGCTCAGTTGGAATAAATGctttaaaaaatgtgtttGATTATTTAAATAGTATGAATATACCAACTATGCTtgatatgaaaataaatgatatcGGAAATACAgttaaaaattatagaaaatttatatttgaatatttaaaaagcGATTCATGTActattaatgtatatatgggAACAAATATGTTAAAGGATATTTGTTTtgattatgaaaaaaataaatattatagtGCTTATGTGCTTATTAAAACGACAAATAAagattcatttatttttcaaaatgaaCTTTCGATAAATGATAAGCAAGCATATATAGTTATGGCAGACGAAACACAAAAAATGGCAACAGAATTAAAAATCgaacaaaataatgaatttatcGGTTTTGTAGTTGGTTCGAATGCTTTCgaagaaatgaaaataatccGAAATAAATTTCCAgattcttatattttatcaCCAGGAATAGGAGCACAAAATGGAGATTTATATAAAACCcttaaaaatggatataataaagattatgaaaaattacTAATAAATGTTGGAAGAGCTATAACAAAAAGTCCAGACCCCAAAAAATCTTCTGAATCTTACTATAACcaaattattcaaatttttaaaGACATAGAAAATGGTGATAATATTGAACAAGTGTAG
- a CDS encoding HORMA domain protein, putative, with translation METYLYEFIEAFTHLMLYIMSIYSSEYFEKKRKFNTLVWHCVNNQIEIYIQQALNPIKKFILDKRLHKYRLIFKNLKDQVLKIYTIEFEQFYKTHSTEISYSSIENFVWDFFTYAEMCLSEQNNIEKTFEIAFDLLKDCEDNSEINESLKDDWELITHESQNIYKKQILKSMHLSDNSDPRVICQIYVESCLD, from the exons atggaaaCTTATTTATATGAGTTTATTGAAGCTTTCACTCATTTAATGCTTTATATAATGAGCATATATTCTTCTG aatattttgaaaaaaagagaaagtTCAATACTTTAGTTTG GCATTGTGTGAATAATCAGATCGAGATATATATACAACAG GCACTAAACcctataaaaaaatttattttagaTAAAAGGTTACACAAATATAGactaatttttaaaaatctAAAAGATcaagtattaaaaatatatacgaTCGAATTTgaacaattttataaaactCATAGTACAGAAATTAGTTATTCTTCCATCGAAAATTTTGTTTGGGATTTCTTTACATATGCTGAAATGTGCCTAAGCgagcaaaataatatag agAAAACATTTGAAATTGCCTTCGATTTATTGAAAGACTGTGAAGATAATTCCGAAATAAATGAGAGCTTAAAGGATGACTGGGAATTAATAACTCACGAAA gtcaaaatatatacaaaaaacaAATCTTAAAAAGTATGCATCTTTCTGATAATAGTGATCCTAGAGTTATATGCCAA ATATATGTGGAAAGTTGTCTAGACTAA